The following are encoded in a window of Maridesulfovibrio bastinii DSM 16055 genomic DNA:
- a CDS encoding U32 family peptidase: MTKHKPEILAPAGDKACFLAAIAAGADAVYCGLKHFSARMEADNFSISELSALASLGREKGVKTYIAMNTLLKPGDIQAAGRLLDRVARHIKPEGIIFQDLAMISLARQVGYEGELHLSTLANATHPEALKTAAELGINRVVIPRELNLDEAKQMAESCPEGMSLELFIHGALCYCVSGRCYWSSYHGGKSGLRGRCVQPCRRLYGGSGRKDDPKRLFSCLDLSLDVLTKPMLSVPQVNSWKIEGRKKGPHYVYYAVTAYRMLRDEPNNAQTRKNALELLDLALGRPSSHSIFLPQRPFTPLEPGNETGSGMLIGISKQGKNAFFTTRQELLPGDFLRVGYQDQPGHRTMRIRRFVPKKGRVDIPGGKGKIYSGTKIFLIDRREQGLVTAINELDKELKQVSEEKTTSSSFNPDMPRPFHSSDKTMDMFLMRNPPKGKNRFGTSVWLSKNALERTPRHSVSKNWWHLPPVIWPDEEEQWSDLISATIDLGAKDFVLNAPWQMSLFKKNSKELRFHAGPFCNVSNALAVQKLKDLGFSSAFVCPELAKDDFINLPSNSPLPLGVVLKGMWPLGISRIIAEETPMMSPLYSRKKEICWVRKYDQNYWIFPGWPLDLSKERRTLEKAGYSMFLEIQESWPKAVPEPQRISTFNWDLTLY, translated from the coding sequence ATGACAAAACACAAACCAGAAATTCTAGCACCTGCCGGTGATAAAGCATGTTTTTTAGCAGCAATTGCTGCCGGTGCCGATGCAGTATACTGCGGACTTAAACATTTTTCCGCACGAATGGAAGCAGATAACTTCTCTATCAGCGAATTGTCTGCCCTTGCCTCCCTTGGCAGAGAAAAAGGTGTTAAAACATATATAGCCATGAACACCCTGCTTAAACCAGGAGATATTCAAGCCGCCGGACGCCTGCTTGACCGTGTTGCAAGGCATATAAAACCTGAAGGAATAATCTTTCAGGATCTTGCAATGATCTCACTCGCCCGTCAGGTTGGCTATGAAGGTGAATTGCATTTATCAACACTTGCCAACGCTACACATCCTGAGGCATTGAAAACCGCCGCTGAACTGGGGATCAACAGAGTTGTTATTCCCCGTGAACTCAATCTGGACGAAGCCAAACAAATGGCTGAATCATGCCCTGAGGGCATGTCACTTGAACTCTTTATTCACGGAGCCCTGTGTTACTGTGTGTCAGGACGCTGCTACTGGAGTTCGTATCATGGCGGAAAAAGCGGTCTCCGTGGACGCTGTGTTCAGCCTTGTCGCCGTCTTTACGGTGGTTCAGGACGAAAAGACGATCCCAAAAGACTTTTCTCATGTCTTGATCTCAGCCTCGATGTCCTGACAAAACCAATGCTTTCTGTTCCACAAGTCAACTCATGGAAAATTGAAGGCCGTAAAAAAGGTCCCCATTACGTTTATTATGCAGTAACAGCTTACCGCATGCTCCGCGATGAACCGAATAATGCCCAGACACGTAAAAATGCTCTGGAATTACTTGATCTGGCACTAGGCAGACCTTCATCACACTCAATTTTTCTCCCGCAGCGTCCATTCACGCCACTGGAACCGGGAAATGAAACCGGTTCAGGTATGCTGATCGGCATCAGCAAGCAGGGTAAAAACGCCTTTTTCACAACACGTCAGGAGCTCCTGCCGGGAGACTTTCTCCGTGTCGGTTATCAGGATCAACCCGGTCACAGAACTATGCGGATCAGGAGATTTGTTCCTAAAAAAGGACGTGTTGATATTCCCGGAGGCAAAGGTAAAATATACTCCGGAACTAAAATCTTCCTGATAGACAGACGCGAACAGGGTCTTGTTACAGCAATCAACGAGCTGGACAAAGAATTGAAACAGGTAAGCGAAGAAAAAACAACTTCCAGCAGCTTCAACCCTGATATGCCTCGCCCGTTTCATAGCTCTGATAAGACAATGGACATGTTCCTCATGCGCAATCCGCCAAAAGGGAAAAACAGATTCGGGACATCTGTATGGCTCTCTAAAAATGCACTTGAAAGAACTCCACGTCATTCAGTCAGCAAAAACTGGTGGCACCTTCCGCCTGTAATCTGGCCGGACGAAGAAGAACAATGGTCAGACCTTATCTCGGCGACAATAGATTTAGGCGCAAAAGATTTTGTCCTTAATGCTCCGTGGCAGATGTCTTTATTTAAAAAGAACTCTAAAGAACTGCGCTTTCACGCAGGTCCATTCTGCAACGTTTCAAATGCTCTTGCTGTCCAGAAACTCAAAGATCTCGGTTTCAGTTCGGCATTTGTCTGTCCTGAGCTTGCAAAAGACGATTTTATCAATTTGCCTTCAAACAGCCCTCTACCTCTCGGAGTTGTCCTTAAAGGAATGTGGCCGCTTGGAATTTCAAGGATCATTGCTGAAGAAACACCCATGATGAGCCCGCTCTACAGCCGTAAAAAAGAAATCTGCTGGGTTCGTAAATATGACCAAAACTACTGGATTTTTCCAGGATGGCCTCTTGATCTGAGCAAGGAACGCAGAACTCTGGAAAAAGCTGGATATTCAATGTTCCTTGAAATACAGGAATCATGGCCAAAAGCAGTACCGGAACCTCAAAGGATAAGTACATTCAATTGGGATCTTACCCTTTATTAA
- a CDS encoding dihydroorotate dehydrogenase: MSSDNCKAVKVLSIRQLGKSSPGEEIAELRLEHPGWKSWRAGQFVMIRPLSWPLDLIWGRPFSICKGDGDSLTILFQVVGRGTSRLLELQKGEAVSMWGPLGNFFSKPADRPVLMLAGGMGIAPFCGYVDTHPEPENLKLFFAHRLPLENYPYAEIQKKVETEAFKENKVEDIQLIITKIKALVEEFSKKNGLVVACGPTPFLKTVQAAANEFGCEAELSLENRMACGVGACLGCVTRENDGHHTQVCTTGPVFKADAISLEE; the protein is encoded by the coding sequence ATGAGTTCTGATAACTGCAAGGCTGTTAAAGTCCTTAGTATTAGACAGCTTGGTAAATCCTCACCCGGTGAGGAAATAGCTGAACTTCGCCTCGAACATCCGGGCTGGAAAAGCTGGCGCGCCGGACAGTTTGTAATGATCCGTCCTTTATCATGGCCTCTGGATCTCATTTGGGGCAGACCTTTTTCCATCTGTAAAGGGGATGGTGATAGCCTTACCATCCTTTTTCAGGTTGTAGGCCGCGGCACATCACGTCTGCTCGAATTGCAGAAAGGAGAAGCCGTGTCAATGTGGGGTCCTCTGGGAAATTTCTTTTCCAAGCCTGCAGACCGTCCGGTTTTGATGCTTGCAGGGGGAATGGGAATAGCTCCCTTTTGCGGATATGTCGACACCCATCCTGAGCCTGAAAATCTGAAACTATTCTTTGCACATCGGCTGCCTCTTGAAAACTATCCGTATGCAGAAATTCAGAAAAAAGTTGAAACTGAAGCTTTCAAAGAGAATAAAGTTGAGGATATTCAGCTTATTATCACAAAAATTAAAGCTTTAGTTGAAGAATTTTCTAAGAAAAATGGACTTGTCGTCGCATGCGGACCAACACCTTTTCTCAAAACAGTTCAGGCGGCTGCAAATGAATTTGGCTGTGAAGCTGAACTTTCTCTGGAAAATCGCATGGCTTGCGGTGTTGGAGCCTGCCTTGGGTGTGTGACCAGAGAAAATGATGGGCATCATACTCAGGTCTGTACCACTGGTCCTGTTTTTAAAGCTGATGCAATCAGTCTGGAGGAATAG
- a CDS encoding helix-turn-helix domain-containing protein — protein MSEICPLEIGQRLKAFRLGSGYSAEEVAEKIGISRAALYRYEKGDPPKLETLEKIAALLNVSLTSLMGVGVEYVASAVSFFERMRQAEADSEHLFIMFGPLSYLLTTDEFDELLPIVIREGLPSELPDREKAERSVDEIISILLERKKNYRKRKPSIVSLISAIELERFLRNGFIGTYDLPPEVMEARKGVARREAENALEILEKQPIGVQIGILVDSIPSTNFQIFRQPGRSLLGISPFKLGEFPNVRLGVAMLTSAPEALSLHEKMVSELWMRSLKGPEAAAFLRKMIDETK, from the coding sequence ATGTCTGAAATCTGCCCTCTGGAGATAGGACAGCGCCTTAAAGCTTTTAGACTCGGAAGTGGTTATAGTGCTGAAGAAGTCGCTGAAAAAATAGGAATTTCAAGAGCTGCTCTATATCGATATGAAAAAGGTGATCCTCCAAAGCTAGAGACTCTCGAAAAAATTGCTGCATTGCTTAATGTTTCACTTACGTCACTCATGGGCGTCGGCGTTGAGTATGTTGCGTCTGCCGTTAGTTTTTTTGAGAGGATGCGTCAGGCTGAAGCTGATTCCGAACATCTTTTTATAATGTTCGGGCCGTTATCATACCTGTTGACCACTGATGAATTTGATGAGTTGTTGCCGATAGTAATACGGGAAGGGCTTCCAAGCGAACTGCCTGACCGCGAAAAGGCTGAAAGAAGCGTAGATGAAATTATTTCAATTCTACTGGAACGGAAAAAAAATTATCGTAAGCGCAAACCAAGTATCGTCAGTCTTATTTCAGCAATCGAGCTTGAACGCTTTTTGCGAAATGGATTTATTGGAACTTATGATCTTCCGCCGGAAGTAATGGAAGCCAGAAAAGGTGTAGCTAGGAGAGAGGCTGAAAATGCCCTTGAAATATTGGAAAAGCAGCCGATTGGAGTCCAGATAGGCATTTTAGTCGATTCTATCCCAAGTACAAATTTTCAAATTTTCAGGCAGCCCGGGCGTTCTCTGCTGGGTATCAGTCCGTTCAAGCTTGGGGAATTTCCTAACGTACGTCTTGGAGTTGCAATGCTGACTTCTGCGCCGGAAGCTTTAAGCCTGCATGAGAAGATGGTAAGTGAACTGTGGATGCGTTCCTTAAAGGGGCCGGAAGCCGCAGCTTTTCTGCGTAAAATGATTGATGAAACCAAATAA
- a CDS encoding sigma-54-dependent Fis family transcriptional regulator, which yields MHVSTSKGDRRRYEEELIAPFEKTNMENFYDGFSSPGASHATLWKKIHEARTSFHLGKEVDPSLIRPHVLRSWNRSRLGNAPISGLPSVHLSNTEMQRILQKNDFLLSTAKPIMEELLNNIHPTNNCVILTEAQGIYLHTLGDGLEFGRGTADSLQGLVSGEAIEGTTAMGICRVEKQATCILGCEHYNSYFDSWSCSAAPIFDHKNELVGTLSMTMKRNSFNHHAFGLVISAAKAVTEQMLLKQLLQETRTIMDILGEAVVVLDNFGCIRMMNSYAKEMFHVTEDISGRPLTDIAKPLDRDRFPDTDIQVRDNECSMQLTDGTSLQCLYSSSPVPEGGVCLTLRESQRVNQLTNRMTRAKAIYNFSDILGKADSTMQSINMAKKASSNSMTTLILGESGVGKELFAQAIHNTSPRKKHPFIVINCGAIPRDLVQSELFGYESGSFTGASRQGAPGKFELADGGTLFLDEIGDMPLAAQANLLRVLQEGEVTRVGGKRSRKVDVRVIAATHRDLAKHVANGTFRHDLYYRLNVLVIKVPALRQRRSDISILSNFFLKKMAGYLGKKLSGFTADAMSRLENYNWPGNVRELENIVERTAVMADGPWISKEDLLPELQQPDMSTPPPFNFQDSSITKNEVTKGKSSVEKQRLFDALHTNRGNVQAAAKEMGISRVTLYAHIRRHGLSLDSFRHN from the coding sequence ATGCATGTATCCACTTCCAAGGGAGACAGAAGACGGTATGAAGAAGAACTTATCGCTCCCTTTGAAAAAACAAATATGGAAAATTTCTATGACGGTTTTTCCTCTCCCGGAGCCTCACATGCAACTTTGTGGAAAAAAATCCATGAAGCCAGAACCTCATTTCATTTAGGCAAAGAAGTTGATCCATCACTTATAAGACCGCATGTCCTTCGCTCATGGAACCGCTCACGCCTTGGCAATGCCCCTATTTCAGGTCTTCCTTCTGTACACTTAAGCAACACAGAAATGCAGAGAATTCTGCAAAAAAACGATTTTTTACTTTCAACAGCAAAACCAATTATGGAAGAGCTGCTGAATAATATCCACCCTACCAATAATTGTGTTATACTTACTGAAGCCCAAGGAATCTACCTGCATACACTTGGTGACGGGCTTGAGTTCGGACGAGGAACAGCTGATTCTCTACAAGGTCTCGTCAGCGGAGAAGCTATAGAAGGAACCACCGCAATGGGAATATGCCGTGTTGAAAAGCAGGCAACCTGTATACTTGGGTGTGAACATTACAACTCATACTTTGACAGCTGGTCATGCTCCGCAGCTCCCATTTTCGATCATAAAAATGAATTAGTCGGGACTCTTTCCATGACTATGAAGAGGAACAGCTTTAATCATCATGCATTCGGGCTGGTTATTTCTGCAGCTAAAGCCGTAACAGAGCAAATGCTTCTTAAACAATTACTGCAGGAGACCAGAACAATAATGGATATTCTTGGTGAGGCTGTTGTTGTGCTGGATAATTTCGGCTGTATCAGGATGATGAACAGCTATGCTAAAGAGATGTTTCATGTAACAGAAGACATCAGTGGCAGACCTCTCACCGACATCGCCAAACCGCTGGATAGAGACCGCTTCCCGGATACTGATATACAGGTAAGGGATAATGAATGTTCGATGCAACTGACTGATGGAACTTCACTTCAATGCCTTTACTCATCTTCCCCGGTTCCTGAAGGTGGAGTATGCCTTACGCTAAGAGAAAGCCAAAGGGTCAACCAGCTCACAAACAGAATGACGCGAGCCAAAGCCATCTATAATTTTTCCGATATACTTGGAAAAGCTGACTCGACCATGCAATCGATCAATATGGCTAAAAAGGCCAGCTCCAACTCCATGACAACGCTAATTTTAGGAGAAAGCGGCGTTGGTAAAGAACTTTTTGCTCAGGCCATACACAATACCAGTCCCAGAAAAAAACACCCTTTTATTGTTATCAACTGCGGAGCAATTCCAAGGGACTTAGTTCAGAGTGAACTTTTTGGATATGAATCAGGATCGTTCACAGGAGCATCCCGTCAGGGAGCCCCGGGTAAATTTGAACTGGCTGATGGTGGAACCCTTTTTCTTGACGAAATAGGGGATATGCCACTCGCAGCTCAGGCCAATCTTTTGAGAGTCCTTCAGGAAGGAGAAGTAACCAGAGTAGGTGGTAAAAGGTCAAGAAAAGTTGATGTTCGAGTGATAGCGGCTACTCATCGTGATCTGGCAAAACACGTTGCCAATGGAACATTCCGTCACGATTTATACTACAGACTCAATGTACTTGTAATTAAAGTCCCAGCATTAAGACAACGTAGAAGCGATATCAGCATACTTTCGAATTTCTTCCTGAAAAAAATGGCCGGATATCTTGGCAAAAAACTAAGCGGATTTACGGCTGATGCTATGAGCAGGCTGGAAAACTATAACTGGCCCGGTAATGTAAGAGAGCTGGAAAATATTGTGGAACGGACAGCCGTTATGGCGGACGGGCCATGGATAAGCAAAGAAGACCTACTTCCAGAGCTGCAACAACCGGATATGTCCACTCCACCCCCGTTCAATTTTCAGGATTCTTCAATTACTAAGAATGAAGTCACAAAGGGTAAATCATCCGTTGAAAAACAACGCCTGTTTGATGCCCTGCACACAAATAGAGGAAATGTCCAAGCCGCGGCAAAAGAAATGGGTATATCCAGAGTTACACTTTATGCTCATATAAGAAGGCACGGGCTATCACTTGATTCTTTTCGCCATAATTAA
- a CDS encoding dihydroorotate dehydrogenase, which produces MDMSVDFAGLKLKNPILTASGTFGFGLEFKRFGELEKLGGIIVKGLSIKPREGNPMPRLAETPCGMLNAIGIQNPGVEAFLKSKLPKLPVKDLPVLANLYATDAQEFGELAGMLAEEEGVAALEVNVSCPNVKEGGIAFGQDPAQITKVAKAVKKNSGKKPVIIKLSPNVTDITVCAKAAEDGGADGLSLINTLSGMAVDIKSRKPRLANVIGGLSGPAVKPVALRCVHQVVNAVDLPVMGLGGITTAEDAAEFLLVGAKAVQIGTANFISPDTAFKIVEELPGVLKAAGAKSLEEFTGSLILPE; this is translated from the coding sequence ATGGATATGTCAGTTGATTTTGCCGGGCTGAAATTAAAAAATCCGATTTTAACAGCTTCAGGAACTTTTGGTTTCGGTCTTGAATTTAAAAGATTCGGGGAGTTGGAAAAACTTGGTGGAATAATCGTTAAAGGACTCTCCATAAAGCCGAGGGAAGGGAATCCCATGCCGAGGCTTGCCGAAACTCCATGCGGGATGCTCAACGCAATTGGTATTCAGAATCCCGGGGTTGAAGCTTTCCTCAAGAGCAAGCTTCCCAAGCTTCCTGTTAAAGATCTGCCTGTTTTGGCAAATTTATATGCTACTGATGCTCAGGAATTTGGAGAACTCGCCGGAATGCTTGCTGAAGAAGAGGGAGTAGCTGCTCTTGAAGTGAACGTATCCTGCCCTAATGTTAAAGAGGGTGGAATTGCTTTTGGCCAAGACCCTGCACAGATTACCAAGGTCGCAAAAGCAGTTAAGAAAAATTCCGGCAAAAAACCTGTAATTATAAAACTTTCACCAAATGTAACCGATATCACCGTATGTGCTAAAGCCGCTGAAGATGGCGGGGCAGACGGACTTTCTCTTATCAATACTTTATCCGGTATGGCTGTTGATATAAAAAGTCGTAAACCCAGACTTGCCAATGTTATTGGCGGTCTGTCAGGACCGGCTGTAAAACCTGTGGCCTTGCGCTGTGTTCATCAGGTCGTAAACGCTGTTGATCTACCAGTAATGGGTCTCGGCGGTATTACCACTGCTGAAGATGCGGCTGAATTCCTGCTGGTAGGAGCAAAAGCTGTTCAAATAGGAACTGCTAACTTTATCAGCCCGGATACAGCATTCAAGATAGTGGAAGAACTGCCCGGAGTTTTAAAAGCTGCCGGAGCAAAATCTCTTGAAGAATTTACCGGTAGCCTGATTTTGCCTGAATAG
- a CDS encoding phosphatidylserine decarboxylase, producing the protein MKKSLNILHFFILFSLLLLSPDFSYAGHDLTVSDDCPCAHSINEMVKAYNNNKTFKMLVDKAFKNMKNTPASYRKDGNPWLGKSFDDLIPFFEKWCTFLPEAQGSSDNGLKYIEQMDLFAYRNPLGSAVFQTSPGLELFDNFSAERGQFLNSKKSTKYVSEWLSDVRIEKDQYYLPDPDAKDGGFKSYNQFFSRRFKNIEEARPQTMPERDYIISAPTDAIVNTIPAEIIDENTLIPTKGTQKLNIREMLANSKYWKNFVGGTAMSCILMPNTYHHYHAPVGGKVIETRLIKGSLLGMKDFPEFVPTNGNVGYHGASFGAFESYQRGYFIIDTGKYGLVGVVPVGLSTVGSVVFEKKFLQSDKPVEVKRGEELGHFLYGRSLVILFFEPNRYKSGAIKVRLGNQIGIFDTDSNN; encoded by the coding sequence ATGAAAAAAAGTTTAAATATTTTGCATTTTTTTATTTTATTTTCATTACTTCTACTTTCTCCAGATTTTTCTTATGCCGGTCATGATTTAACTGTTTCTGATGATTGTCCATGCGCACATTCAATTAACGAAATGGTTAAAGCCTATAATAACAACAAAACATTTAAGATGCTTGTTGATAAGGCTTTTAAAAATATGAAAAATACTCCTGCAAGTTATCGGAAAGACGGGAATCCGTGGCTCGGAAAATCTTTTGATGATCTAATTCCATTTTTTGAAAAGTGGTGCACGTTTCTTCCTGAAGCACAGGGAAGCTCTGATAATGGTCTAAAATATATAGAACAAATGGATCTATTCGCCTACCGAAACCCTCTTGGCAGCGCTGTTTTTCAGACTTCACCGGGGCTAGAGTTATTTGATAATTTTTCTGCTGAACGCGGACAATTTTTAAATAGTAAGAAATCAACTAAATATGTTTCTGAGTGGCTGTCTGATGTCCGTATTGAAAAGGATCAATATTATCTGCCTGATCCTGATGCCAAGGATGGTGGTTTCAAATCATATAATCAGTTCTTTTCACGTAGATTTAAAAATATTGAAGAGGCCAGACCTCAAACAATGCCTGAACGTGATTATATTATTTCAGCCCCGACTGATGCTATTGTGAACACAATACCAGCTGAAATTATCGATGAAAATACTTTGATTCCCACCAAAGGAACACAGAAGCTCAATATCAGAGAAATGCTCGCTAATTCAAAATATTGGAAAAATTTTGTTGGTGGTACAGCTATGTCATGCATACTCATGCCTAATACATACCATCATTACCATGCTCCTGTAGGCGGAAAGGTGATTGAGACCAGATTGATCAAGGGGTCTCTTCTGGGGATGAAGGACTTCCCTGAGTTTGTTCCTACAAACGGAAATGTGGGATATCACGGAGCCAGTTTCGGAGCATTTGAAAGTTACCAGCGTGGATATTTTATAATTGATACTGGTAAATACGGTCTGGTTGGTGTTGTTCCCGTGGGATTAAGCACTGTCGGGTCTGTAGTTTTTGAAAAGAAGTTTCTGCAATCAGATAAACCTGTGGAAGTTAAACGCGGTGAAGAATTAGGCCACTTTCTTTATGGCCGATCTTTGGTAATTCTATTCTTTGAACCTAACAGGTATAAATCCGGTGCGATTAAAGTTCGACTCGGTAATCAGATAGGAATATTTGATACAGATTCAAATAATTAA
- a CDS encoding Mpv17/PMP22 family protein: MKSTDPLAAAAIILAILFFTFVPDSIQAVGNFAESHPYVMSFLKFAILGTLGEMVALRITSKNYNMPGFGLKPRFIVWGCIGVLIHTAFIIYATGTPNFLHVLGFAIQDNALADGNFMTRLGLAFSISALMNLLFAPLFMLAHGVVSIHIEKTGGSLHGFFSPINIGNILGEIDWKMTWGFVFKKTIPFFWIPAHTITFLLPPDLRVLFAASLGVVLGVILAFASLNSVESPA, translated from the coding sequence ATGAAATCAACTGATCCGCTGGCAGCTGCGGCCATAATTCTGGCCATACTGTTTTTTACATTCGTGCCGGATTCTATACAGGCCGTCGGCAATTTTGCTGAATCACATCCGTATGTGATGAGCTTTCTTAAATTTGCCATCCTTGGAACACTTGGAGAAATGGTCGCTCTCAGAATCACATCAAAGAACTACAATATGCCCGGATTCGGTCTTAAACCAAGATTTATAGTCTGGGGCTGTATTGGTGTTTTGATTCACACCGCATTTATTATCTATGCAACCGGAACTCCGAATTTTCTACATGTACTTGGTTTTGCCATTCAGGATAATGCTCTAGCTGATGGCAACTTTATGACAAGACTCGGACTGGCTTTTTCAATCAGTGCTCTGATGAATTTATTGTTTGCCCCTCTATTTATGCTTGCCCATGGGGTGGTTTCCATACATATCGAAAAAACCGGAGGATCACTGCATGGATTTTTTTCACCTATAAATATTGGAAACATCCTCGGTGAAATTGATTGGAAAATGACCTGGGGATTTGTGTTTAAAAAAACTATTCCGTTCTTCTGGATTCCTGCACACACCATAACTTTCTTGCTTCCACCTGATTTACGCGTCTTATTTGCTGCTTCTCTTGGAGTAGTTCTGGGAGTAATCCTTGCCTTTGCAAGTCTTAACAGTGTGGAATCACCGGCATAA
- a CDS encoding phenylpyruvate tautomerase MIF-related protein, with protein MPFCRIETNLNITDDSKENLASTVSEIVATALAKPEARVMVLVADKMTMSFGATATPTALVTLGSIGLSKEQRCDLSEKICSLLDINYGISGKRVYIDFRDLERSNVGWDGSTF; from the coding sequence ATGCCTTTTTGTAGAATTGAAACAAATTTAAATATCACAGATGACAGCAAAGAAAATCTTGCCAGTACAGTTTCTGAAATTGTTGCAACAGCTCTGGCAAAGCCTGAAGCACGGGTAATGGTTCTTGTTGCCGATAAGATGACCATGAGCTTTGGAGCTACCGCCACACCTACGGCATTGGTAACTCTTGGAAGTATTGGTCTTTCTAAAGAGCAGCGTTGTGACCTCTCAGAGAAAATATGCAGCCTTCTCGATATAAATTACGGTATTTCAGGAAAAAGAGTTTATATTGATTTTAGAGATCTCGAACGGTCAAATGTTGGGTGGGACGGAAGTACTTTTTAG
- a CDS encoding iron-containing alcohol dehydrogenase, giving the protein MITAFQLANMIFTGAEALGKVPETIKMQGLKKPLIVTDKGVVKVGLAKQVTDVLEAEGIPYALYDESVPNPDEKNAEDSYSMYKKEGCDCLIGLGGGSSMDAAKGCGILATSGGPIDQYRGMGLLKAPLPFYIAIPTTAGTGSESTCAAIITNTRDDHPWKMVILDGRLLPDVAIIDPMLMMGLPPAITASTGMDAMTHAIEAYLSIGAMEYTNALALGAIELVFKYLSRAVGNGNDIEAREKMAYAQTMGGMAFSNAGLGLVHSMAHPLSAFYHISHGFANAVCLPVVLDYNKIVCREKMAKIAEISGMSDLGKYPEEACVEAVQRLNDLVGIPRTITEAAAMIDKKIDTKDIEPMSKDALNEVSTVTTPRIPNLKEVMSLYKKCW; this is encoded by the coding sequence ATGATCACTGCATTTCAACTTGCAAACATGATTTTTACTGGTGCTGAAGCTCTGGGAAAGGTTCCCGAAACCATCAAAATGCAGGGTTTGAAGAAACCTTTGATCGTCACCGACAAAGGTGTTGTAAAAGTAGGCCTGGCAAAACAAGTAACAGATGTTCTTGAAGCTGAGGGAATTCCTTACGCTCTCTACGATGAATCAGTACCTAATCCTGATGAAAAAAATGCAGAAGACTCCTACAGCATGTATAAAAAAGAAGGATGCGACTGCCTTATCGGTCTTGGAGGCGGCAGCTCAATGGATGCGGCCAAAGGCTGCGGAATTCTTGCAACCAGCGGCGGACCTATCGACCAGTATCGCGGAATGGGACTTCTTAAAGCCCCTCTCCCATTTTATATTGCAATTCCAACAACTGCCGGAACAGGATCGGAATCAACATGTGCAGCCATTATTACAAATACCAGAGATGATCATCCGTGGAAAATGGTAATCCTTGATGGCAGGCTTCTGCCTGATGTTGCTATCATTGATCCCATGCTTATGATGGGGCTCCCACCGGCTATCACTGCGTCTACAGGAATGGATGCCATGACTCATGCTATTGAGGCATACCTTTCAATCGGAGCAATGGAATATACGAATGCTCTGGCTCTGGGGGCAATAGAGCTTGTCTTCAAATACCTGAGCCGTGCTGTTGGTAACGGCAATGATATAGAAGCAAGAGAAAAAATGGCTTATGCGCAAACCATGGGCGGCATGGCTTTTTCCAATGCCGGTCTTGGTCTGGTTCATTCAATGGCCCATCCGCTGAGTGCATTTTACCATATATCACATGGCTTTGCTAACGCAGTCTGTCTCCCTGTTGTTCTTGATTACAATAAAATTGTATGCAGAGAAAAGATGGCTAAGATAGCCGAAATAAGCGGAATGAGCGATCTTGGAAAATACCCTGAAGAAGCTTGTGTTGAGGCTGTTCAAAGGCTCAACGATCTGGTTGGAATTCCAAGAACAATTACTGAAGCTGCCGCTATGATCGATAAGAAGATAGACACCAAGGATATTGAACCGATGTCTAAGGATGCCCTTAATGAGGTTTCTACAGTCACAACTCCAAGGATTCCCAACCTTAAAGAGGTTATGAGTCTGTACAAAAAATGCTGGTAA